A window of the Streptomyces albireticuli genome harbors these coding sequences:
- a CDS encoding amino acid adenylation domain-containing protein: MLQAGLLTVLYRYTGQDDLAIGSVFSGRTRSEVEPLVGLFANTLVLRTSTAGDPTFRELVGRCKETVLGALDHQDVPFTRVVDALKPERVPGRNPLFQISLTLQAAGTSGRGFALPGVEAEPLASPEISSRFDLGVTVIETPEGRLDVVIEYATELFDRARVERLAGHFRTVLEQAVTGPDARLGALDLLDAEEREQLLRGWNPDPVTRDEDGSLLHELVERWARTDAAAPAVRFEGAELSYGELDAAANRLGHLLRADFGLGPDVVAGVLLERGTELPVAQLAVLKAGGAWLPLDPQYPAERLAGQLTDAGTRVVVTTRALSTALPADMPRVCLDDPATDRRLARMPGSPLPGSGTTPESLAYLIYTSGSTGAPKGVMVSHRAAVNFVLNARELFRIGPGDRLLQFANPAFDVSVFDFYGALGSGAAVVGASRETLLDPDALQELLIRERVSVADVPPAVLRLLDPGPLSDLRALFVGLEAFPAELVNRWSNEGREFHNGYGPTEATVACVDYLCPPGGLTASPPIGRAMANHRAYVLNAETFEPVPVGVPGELFVAGAGLARGYLNRPDLTAERFVPDPFAGSGERMYRTGDVVRWREDGNLEFLGRADRQIKIRGLRIEPGEIEHALAGCEGVRQGTVVVHDAGTPAARLIGYVVPTTAGAADADDVRAALMDRLPLHMVPSQVMVIDALPLTPSGKLDRARLPAPRTTAESRNTPPSTATEHALAGIWHTLLDVPTASIGAHDSFFDLGGNSLQATRLASRVRDTFHVSLAPRTLFAQPALRDLAARVDQARATAADDQDRAAGDADRIRPVPRDGRPLVPSYQQEGLWFLHQLDPGSPVYNMPFALRLRGALDADALREAFRLLVARHEALRTRFSGEGEEPRLVVDEAPASWPLPVTDLSDLPEPAREERVRLLADAEAVRPFDLATGPLLRTALLRLSDTDHVLLMNLHHVVTDGWSTGIIGQELSALHAGTDLPPLPVQVADFAAWQRERLTGDVLEGQLSYWRRTLADLPVVDFPSDRPRPAAPRQTGAVVDHRLAAPLSEELRALARSEQASLLAVLQAGLLTVLSRYTGQDDLAIGSVFSGRTRSEVEPLVGLFANTLVLRTSTAGDPTFRELVGRCKETVLGALDHQDVPFTRVVDALKPERVPGRNPLFQISLTLQAADAAGTPFRIGSTAGEYVGTTGTRARFDLAISASETADGGIALQLEYATELYDHDRVERLVDHFRTVLEQAVAAPDAPVGGLTLLTAREQRQMTDWSAAQGTYPADASLYALFAEQVRLRPDAVAVVDGTARLTYRELDAYAGRLAARLRERGVRRGHLVGLCGTRSAGLVAGILGILRAGGAYVPLDPGYPAERLGYMLKDSGIGVVLAESGAELPDGPYERVPLDGGHPADRGPAPEPVTVGGDDLAYLIYTSGSTGRPKAVMIPHGNVVRLLRSTHEWFGFDERDVWSLFHSFAFDFSVWELWGALAYGGRLVVVPYWESRSPEAFYELLERERVTVLNQTPAAFRQLVAVDEERGADLALRTVVFGGDALDVDAVLRWFDRHGEDTPRLVNMYGITETTVHVTYRPLSRELLTRSPGPIGVPIPDLSVWVVDRAGQLAPAGVPGEMWVGGPGVAWGYLGRPDLTAERFVPDPFGGGTGRLYRSGDLARRLSDGTLEYLGRIDQQVKIRGFRIELGEIDAVLAAHPEVGDAFTTVHGTDDGRRLIGYVVPAPGAGPDLPARLRAHVGTELPDYMVPSVVVPLERIPLTVNGKVDRKALPAPELTTGAPFVAPRTPTERALASLWARTLGATRVGALDGFFDLGGSSLDLIRLRFAVRESFGALLDVRALYAAPTVEAMARAIDAHTPAAPAAATGAGVTPLVTLRAEGGRPPLFLVHAVGGAVVPYVPLARILDADTPVHALEHPGLHDDTHDDTHGAAPDLGALADTYLAAVRGAYPSGPYHLAGWSLGGAVALEMAARLRAAGADVATVTLLDTGFPPQAGEAPGEAELLAAFGHDLAGLRGAEAPAAELERLATVPAGERREELLSLLERTGLIPAGVREEIRTRVAVFLANSRAFHTHRPTPYDGPVTLLSARAELDDQVDRWRAFATGGLDHHVVPGTHHTMLQHPHLPALARTLRRVLGHEK, from the coding sequence GTGCTTCAGGCGGGTCTGCTGACGGTGCTCTACCGGTACACCGGTCAGGATGATCTGGCGATCGGGTCGGTGTTCTCGGGTCGTACGCGCTCCGAGGTCGAGCCCCTCGTCGGGTTGTTCGCGAACACGCTGGTGCTGCGTACCAGCACGGCGGGTGATCCGACGTTCCGTGAGCTGGTGGGTCGTTGCAAGGAGACGGTCCTGGGCGCTCTGGATCATCAGGACGTGCCGTTCACGAGGGTCGTCGACGCGCTCAAGCCCGAGCGCGTTCCCGGCCGCAACCCGCTCTTCCAGATCAGCCTCACCCTCCAGGCCGCCGGCACCAGCGGCCGCGGCTTCGCCCTGCCGGGTGTGGAGGCCGAACCCCTGGCCTCCCCCGAGATCAGCTCCCGCTTCGACCTCGGCGTCACGGTGATCGAGACACCGGAAGGCCGTCTGGACGTCGTCATCGAGTACGCGACGGAGCTGTTCGACCGGGCCCGCGTGGAGCGGCTGGCCGGTCATTTCCGTACCGTCCTGGAGCAGGCCGTGACCGGCCCGGACGCCCGGCTGGGCGCGCTGGACCTCCTGGACGCGGAAGAGCGCGAACAACTGCTGCGCGGATGGAACCCCGACCCCGTCACGCGCGATGAGGACGGGTCCCTGCTCCATGAGCTGGTGGAGCGGTGGGCGCGTACGGACGCTGCGGCGCCGGCGGTGCGCTTCGAGGGTGCCGAGCTGTCGTACGGGGAGTTGGACGCGGCGGCGAACCGGCTGGGCCACCTCCTCCGGGCGGATTTCGGGCTGGGTCCGGACGTCGTGGCGGGCGTGCTGCTGGAGCGGGGCACGGAGCTGCCGGTGGCGCAGCTGGCGGTGCTCAAGGCCGGTGGCGCGTGGCTGCCGCTCGATCCGCAGTATCCGGCGGAACGCCTGGCCGGCCAGCTGACGGACGCGGGCACGCGCGTCGTCGTGACCACGCGGGCGCTGTCCACGGCCCTGCCGGCGGACATGCCCCGCGTATGCCTCGACGACCCCGCCACTGACCGACGCCTGGCACGGATGCCCGGCTCACCCCTGCCCGGCAGCGGAACGACGCCGGAGAGCCTGGCCTACCTGATCTACACGTCGGGGTCGACGGGTGCGCCGAAGGGGGTGATGGTGTCGCATCGGGCTGCGGTGAACTTTGTGTTGAACGCGCGGGAGTTGTTCCGTATCGGTCCGGGGGATCGTCTGTTGCAGTTCGCGAATCCGGCGTTCGATGTGTCGGTCTTTGACTTCTATGGTGCGTTGGGTTCGGGTGCGGCGGTGGTGGGTGCGTCGCGTGAGACGTTGTTGGATCCGGATGCGTTGCAGGAGTTGTTGATACGTGAGCGGGTGTCGGTGGCGGATGTGCCGCCGGCGGTGTTGAGGTTGTTGGATCCGGGGCCGTTGTCGGATCTGCGGGCGTTGTTCGTGGGGTTGGAGGCGTTTCCGGCGGAGTTGGTGAACCGGTGGTCGAACGAGGGGCGTGAGTTCCACAACGGTTATGGTCCGACCGAGGCGACGGTGGCGTGTGTGGATTATCTATGCCCGCCGGGTGGTCTGACGGCGTCGCCGCCGATCGGTCGTGCGATGGCGAATCACCGTGCGTACGTCCTGAACGCGGAGACTTTCGAGCCGGTGCCGGTGGGTGTTCCTGGTGAGTTGTTCGTGGCGGGCGCCGGTCTGGCGCGGGGTTATCTGAACCGTCCGGATCTGACGGCGGAGCGTTTTGTCCCGGATCCGTTCGCGGGGTCCGGTGAGCGGATGTACCGCACGGGGGATGTGGTGCGGTGGCGTGAGGACGGCAACCTCGAATTCCTCGGCCGCGCGGACCGGCAGATCAAGATCCGCGGGTTGCGCATCGAACCCGGCGAGATCGAACACGCCCTCGCCGGCTGCGAAGGAGTCCGGCAGGGCACCGTCGTCGTCCACGACGCCGGAACCCCCGCCGCGCGGCTGATCGGCTACGTCGTGCCGACCACCGCCGGTGCCGCCGACGCCGATGACGTCCGCGCGGCGCTGATGGACCGGTTGCCGCTGCACATGGTCCCGTCCCAGGTGATGGTGATCGACGCGCTTCCCCTGACCCCCAGCGGCAAGCTCGACCGGGCCCGGCTCCCCGCCCCGCGCACGACGGCGGAATCGCGGAACACGCCCCCGAGCACCGCCACCGAACACGCCCTCGCCGGCATATGGCACACGCTGCTGGACGTCCCCACGGCGTCCATCGGCGCGCACGACAGCTTCTTCGACCTGGGCGGCAACTCCCTCCAGGCCACCCGCCTCGCCTCCCGCGTACGCGACACCTTCCACGTGTCCCTCGCCCCGCGCACCCTGTTCGCGCAGCCCGCCCTGCGGGACCTCGCCGCCCGCGTCGACCAGGCCCGGGCCACCGCGGCGGACGACCAGGACCGCGCGGCCGGCGACGCCGACCGCATCCGCCCCGTACCCCGCGACGGGCGGCCGCTCGTGCCCTCCTACCAGCAGGAGGGCCTGTGGTTCCTGCACCAGCTCGACCCCGGGTCCCCGGTGTACAACATGCCGTTCGCGCTGCGCCTGCGCGGAGCCCTGGACGCCGACGCGCTGCGTGAGGCGTTCCGGCTGCTCGTCGCGCGGCACGAGGCGCTGCGCACCCGCTTCTCCGGTGAGGGCGAGGAGCCGCGCCTGGTCGTCGACGAGGCCCCCGCGTCCTGGCCGCTGCCGGTGACCGACCTGTCCGACCTGCCGGAGCCGGCCCGGGAGGAGCGCGTACGCCTGCTCGCGGACGCGGAGGCGGTACGGCCCTTCGATCTCGCCACCGGCCCCTTGCTGCGGACGGCCCTGCTGCGGCTGAGCGACACCGACCACGTCCTGCTCATGAACCTCCACCACGTCGTCACCGACGGCTGGTCGACCGGGATCATCGGCCAGGAGCTCTCCGCGCTCCACGCCGGCACTGATCTGCCTCCGCTCCCCGTGCAGGTCGCCGACTTCGCGGCCTGGCAGCGCGAGCGGCTGACCGGGGACGTCCTGGAGGGGCAGCTGTCCTACTGGCGGCGCACCTTGGCGGACCTGCCGGTCGTCGACTTCCCCTCCGACCGGCCCCGCCCCGCCGCACCCCGGCAGACCGGAGCCGTCGTCGACCACCGGCTTGCCGCCCCCCTGAGCGAAGAGCTGCGTGCTCTCGCCCGTAGTGAGCAGGCGTCGTTGCTGGCGGTGCTTCAGGCGGGTCTGCTGACGGTGCTGTCGCGGTACACGGGTCAGGATGATCTGGCGATCGGGTCGGTGTTCTCCGGTCGTACGCGCTCCGAGGTCGAGCCCCTCGTCGGGTTGTTCGCGAACACGCTGGTGCTGCGTACCAGCACGGCGGGTGATCCGACGTTCCGTGAGCTGGTGGGTCGTTGCAAGGAGACGGTCCTGGGCGCTCTGGATCATCAGGACGTGCCGTTCACGAGGGTCGTCGACGCGCTCAAGCCCGAGCGCGTTCCCGGCCGCAACCCGCTCTTCCAGATCAGCCTCACCCTCCAGGCCGCCGACGCCGCCGGCACGCCCTTCCGGATCGGCTCCACGGCCGGCGAGTACGTCGGGACCACCGGCACCCGGGCCCGCTTCGACCTGGCCATCAGCGCGAGCGAGACCGCGGACGGCGGCATCGCCCTGCAACTGGAGTACGCCACCGAGCTCTACGACCACGACCGCGTGGAGCGGCTCGTCGACCACTTCCGCACCGTGCTGGAGCAGGCCGTGGCGGCCCCCGACGCGCCCGTCGGCGGGCTCACCCTCCTCACCGCGCGCGAACAGCGGCAGATGACGGACTGGAGCGCCGCCCAGGGCACGTACCCGGCCGACGCCTCGCTGTACGCGCTCTTCGCCGAGCAGGTACGGCTGCGGCCCGACGCCGTCGCCGTCGTCGACGGCACGGCACGGCTCACGTACCGCGAACTCGACGCGTACGCCGGGCGCCTGGCCGCCAGGCTGCGGGAGCGCGGGGTGCGCCGCGGCCACCTCGTGGGCCTGTGCGGCACGCGCTCGGCCGGCCTCGTCGCCGGCATCCTGGGGATCCTGCGGGCCGGCGGCGCGTACGTGCCGCTCGACCCCGGCTACCCGGCCGAGCGGCTGGGGTACATGCTCAAGGACTCCGGCATCGGCGTGGTGCTCGCCGAGAGCGGCGCCGAGCTGCCGGACGGCCCGTACGAGCGCGTCCCCCTCGACGGCGGGCACCCCGCCGACCGCGGCCCCGCGCCGGAGCCCGTCACCGTCGGAGGCGACGACCTCGCCTACCTCATCTACACGTCGGGTTCCACGGGCCGCCCCAAGGCCGTGATGATCCCCCACGGCAACGTCGTCCGGCTGCTGCGTTCGACCCACGAGTGGTTCGGCTTCGACGAGCGGGACGTGTGGTCGCTCTTCCACTCCTTCGCCTTCGACTTCTCCGTGTGGGAGCTGTGGGGCGCGCTCGCCTACGGCGGCCGGCTCGTGGTCGTGCCGTACTGGGAGAGCCGCTCTCCCGAGGCCTTCTACGAGCTGCTGGAGCGCGAGCGGGTGACCGTCCTGAACCAGACGCCCGCCGCCTTCCGGCAACTGGTCGCCGTGGACGAGGAACGCGGCGCGGACCTGGCGCTGCGCACGGTGGTCTTCGGCGGTGACGCGCTGGACGTGGACGCGGTGCTGCGCTGGTTCGACCGGCACGGCGAGGACACGCCGCGGCTGGTCAACATGTACGGCATCACCGAGACGACCGTGCACGTCACCTACCGCCCCCTGAGCCGGGAGCTCCTCACCCGCTCGCCCGGCCCGATCGGGGTGCCGATCCCCGATCTGTCGGTGTGGGTCGTCGACCGGGCCGGGCAGCTCGCGCCGGCCGGCGTGCCGGGCGAGATGTGGGTGGGCGGACCGGGCGTGGCCTGGGGCTACCTGGGGCGCCCGGACCTGACCGCGGAGCGCTTCGTCCCCGACCCGTTCGGCGGCGGCACGGGCCGCCTCTACCGCTCCGGCGACCTGGCGCGGCGGCTGTCCGACGGCACCCTGGAGTACCTGGGCCGGATCGACCAGCAGGTGAAGATCCGCGGCTTCCGCATCGAGCTCGGCGAGATCGACGCCGTGCTGGCCGCGCACCCCGAGGTCGGCGACGCGTTCACCACCGTGCACGGCACCGACGACGGGCGGCGGCTGATCGGCTACGTCGTGCCCGCCCCGGGCGCCGGACCCGACCTGCCCGCCCGGCTCCGCGCCCATGTGGGCACGGAACTGCCGGACTACATGGTGCCGTCGGTCGTGGTGCCGCTGGAGCGGATACCCCTGACCGTCAACGGCAAGGTCGACCGCAAGGCGCTGCCCGCCCCCGAACTCACCACGGGCGCGCCCTTCGTGGCGCCGCGCACCCCCACCGAGCGGGCCCTCGCGTCCCTGTGGGCGCGGACCCTGGGCGCCACCCGGGTCGGCGCGCTCGACGGCTTCTTCGACCTGGGCGGCAGCTCCCTGGACCTGATCCGCCTGCGGTTCGCGGTGCGCGAGTCCTTCGGCGCGCTGCTCGACGTCCGCGCGCTCTACGCGGCGCCCACGGTCGAGGCGATGGCCCGGGCGATCGACGCGCACACCCCCGCCGCGCCGGCCGCGGCGACCGGCGCCGGGGTGACGCCGCTGGTGACCCTGCGGGCCGAGGGCGGCCGGCCGCCGCTCTTCCTGGTGCACGCCGTGGGCGGCGCGGTCGTGCCCTACGTGCCGCTGGCCCGGATCCTAGACGCCGACACCCCCGTCCACGCCCTGGAACACCCGGGCCTGCACGACGACACCCACGACGACACCCACGGCGCCGCCCCGGACCTGGGCGCGCTGGCCGACACCTACCTGGCCGCCGTACGCGGGGCGTACCCGTCCGGCCCGTACCACCTGGCCGGCTGGTCGCTGGGCGGCGCCGTGGCCCTGGAGATGGCCGCACGCCTGCGGGCCGCCGGCGCGGATGTGGCGACCGTGACCCTGCTCGACACCGGGTTCCCGCCGCAGGCCGGCGAGGCGCCCGGCGAGGCCGAGCTCCTGGCCGCCTTCGGCCACGACCTCGCCGGACTCCGCGGCGCCGAGGCGCCCGCGGCCGAGCTGGAGCGGTTGGCCACCGTACCGGCCGGTGAACGGAGGGAAGAGCTCCTGTCGCTCCTGGAGCGCACCGGGCTGATCCCCGCCGGGGTGCGCGAGGAGATCCGCACCCGTGTCGCCGTTTTCCTGGCCAACTCCCGGGCGTTCCACACCCATCGGCCCACCCCGTACGACGGTCCCGTCACCTTGCTGAGCGCGCGGGCGGAGCTGGATGATCAGGTCGACCGGTGGCGGGCCTTCGCGACCGGCGGCCTGGACCACCACGTGGTCCCGGGGACCCACCACACCATGCTCCAGCACCCGCACCTGCCGGCGCTCGCGCGCACGCTGCGGCGGGTCCTGGGCCACGAGAAGTGA
- a CDS encoding MFS transporter → MGEAPAGGRPRGLWRDADFLKFWSAESLSMFGAQISVLAIPLLAATTLDATPFQMGVVNAAQFAPYMLFTLLAGVWIDQNRRRPIMIGANFGRAVILGLIPLLTALDVMDVGLLSVIVFLAATLTVLFDLAYQAYIPSLVGRDHLIEGNGKLEGSRSLAQASGPGLGGVLVGLVTAPAAVLINACTYLVSAISLLFIRRREAEPASTAAEGSVVSRIGTGLRLVGSNPYLRAIAGEAATYNLFNQGLWAVLILYLTRELHFAPITLGVVMAMTGIGAFLGSLVAGRLGRRWGIGPTIMVTMVIACAAPLLIPAAGGGRLLSAVVVGLALLINGMGVVISNIQVMSLRQTVVPSEILGRANAGYRFLVTGTAALGALLGGWLGGLIGLRATLVVVGLGTLSALVFLARSPLPRLRDLSEVVPDDGRREEGGTAAPPTVEAGDPH, encoded by the coding sequence ATGGGCGAAGCACCGGCCGGCGGACGGCCGAGGGGACTGTGGCGGGACGCGGACTTCCTGAAGTTCTGGTCCGCGGAGAGCCTGTCGATGTTCGGCGCGCAGATCTCCGTACTGGCGATCCCGCTCCTGGCCGCCACCACCCTGGACGCGACACCGTTCCAGATGGGCGTCGTCAACGCCGCCCAGTTCGCCCCCTACATGCTCTTCACCCTGCTCGCCGGGGTGTGGATCGACCAGAACAGACGGCGCCCCATCATGATCGGCGCCAACTTCGGCAGGGCGGTGATCCTCGGACTCATCCCGCTGCTGACCGCCCTGGACGTGATGGACGTGGGGCTGCTCAGCGTCATCGTCTTCCTCGCCGCCACGCTCACCGTCCTGTTCGACCTCGCCTACCAGGCGTACATACCCTCCCTGGTCGGGCGCGACCACCTGATCGAGGGCAACGGCAAGCTGGAGGGCAGCCGCTCGCTCGCCCAGGCCAGCGGGCCCGGCCTGGGCGGTGTGCTGGTCGGGCTGGTCACCGCCCCCGCCGCGGTCCTCATCAACGCCTGCACCTACCTCGTCTCCGCGATATCGCTGCTGTTCATCCGCCGCCGCGAGGCGGAACCCGCGTCGACGGCCGCCGAGGGCTCGGTGGTCTCCCGCATCGGCACCGGCCTGCGCCTGGTCGGCAGCAACCCCTACCTGCGGGCCATCGCCGGCGAGGCCGCCACGTACAACCTCTTCAACCAGGGCCTGTGGGCCGTGCTCATCCTGTACTTGACGCGCGAACTGCACTTCGCCCCCATCACGCTGGGCGTGGTGATGGCGATGACCGGCATCGGCGCGTTCCTCGGCAGCCTGGTCGCCGGGCGGCTGGGCCGCCGGTGGGGCATCGGCCCCACCATCATGGTGACGATGGTGATCGCCTGCGCCGCCCCGCTGCTCATCCCGGCGGCCGGCGGCGGACGGCTCCTCAGCGCCGTCGTCGTCGGCCTGGCCCTGCTGATCAACGGCATGGGCGTGGTCATCAGCAACATCCAGGTGATGAGCCTGCGGCAGACCGTCGTGCCGTCGGAGATCCTGGGCCGGGCGAACGCCGGCTACCGCTTCCTCGTCACCGGCACCGCCGCCCTGGGCGCCCTGCTCGGCGGCTGGCTCGGCGGGCTCATCGGCCTGCGGGCCACCCTGGTGGTGGTCGGCCTGGGCACGCTCAGCGCGCTGGTCTTCCTCGCCCGCTCCCCGCTGCCGCGGCTGCGGGACCTGTCCGAGGTCGTGCCGGACGACGGGCGGCGCGAGGAGGGCGGGACCGCCGCCCCTCCCACCGTGGAGGCGGGGGACCCCCACTGA
- a CDS encoding VOC family protein, with product MGIQLQNVVIDAADAGKLAGFWAAATGWEAADWSSAEEAVVRNPDGGPHLYFMRVPEARAGKNRVHLDVGPAEGGSASREIERLTGLGARVLSEHESHTVLADPEGNEFCVTGERD from the coding sequence ATGGGTATCCAGCTCCAGAACGTCGTGATCGACGCGGCCGACGCCGGCAAGCTCGCCGGTTTCTGGGCGGCGGCCACCGGATGGGAGGCGGCCGACTGGTCCAGCGCGGAGGAGGCCGTGGTCCGCAACCCCGACGGCGGCCCCCACCTCTACTTCATGCGCGTCCCGGAGGCGCGGGCGGGCAAGAACCGCGTCCACCTCGACGTCGGCCCGGCCGAGGGCGGCTCGGCGAGCCGGGAGATCGAGAGGCTCACCGGCCTGGGCGCCCGCGTGCTCTCCGAGCACGAGAGCCACACCGTGCTCGCGGACCCGGAGGGCAACGAGTTCTGTGTGACGGGCGAACGCGACTGA
- a CDS encoding transketolase family protein, which translates to MSVTVAEPGSPDVRTGAAPPRPNRDVYRDVLAGLLPADERLVCLDSDTGLFSGVDWGTAADRYVNLGIAEQNLMGVAAGLAKSGRVPFVNTMSTFAATRAVEAVKLDIALNNLPVRIAATHSGLSAGHLGSTHHSLEDLAVMRMLPHMTVLVPADAAATEELVRACADIPGPVYLRLGRGATEDLPAGAEPLRVGRAQRLREGDDVTLVATGPYPVLAALAAAEELAAEGVEAAVLNMHTVKPLDTAALTAAARTTRAVVTVEEHWAAGGLGSAVAEVVAELGVGCPVLRVAVGDSFAAGTGGQRHLLERNGITAAAVADRARRAPARH; encoded by the coding sequence ATGAGCGTGACGGTTGCCGAGCCGGGGAGCCCGGACGTACGGACCGGGGCGGCGCCGCCGCGGCCGAACCGGGACGTCTACCGCGACGTGCTGGCCGGGCTGCTGCCGGCGGACGAGCGGCTGGTGTGCCTGGACAGCGACACGGGCCTGTTCTCGGGCGTGGACTGGGGCACCGCCGCCGACCGCTACGTCAACCTGGGCATCGCCGAGCAGAACCTGATGGGCGTGGCCGCGGGGCTGGCGAAGTCGGGGCGCGTGCCCTTCGTCAACACGATGTCCACCTTCGCCGCCACCCGGGCGGTGGAGGCGGTGAAGCTGGACATCGCGCTGAACAACCTGCCGGTGCGCATCGCCGCCACGCACAGCGGGCTGTCGGCCGGGCACCTGGGCTCGACGCACCACTCGCTGGAGGACCTGGCGGTGATGCGGATGCTGCCCCACATGACGGTGCTGGTGCCCGCGGACGCGGCGGCCACCGAGGAACTGGTGCGGGCCTGCGCGGACATTCCGGGGCCGGTGTACCTGCGGCTGGGCCGCGGGGCCACCGAGGACCTGCCGGCGGGCGCGGAGCCGTTGCGCGTGGGGCGTGCCCAGCGGCTGCGCGAGGGAGACGACGTCACGCTGGTCGCCACCGGCCCCTACCCGGTGCTCGCCGCCCTGGCGGCCGCCGAGGAGCTGGCCGCGGAGGGCGTCGAGGCGGCGGTGCTCAACATGCACACCGTCAAGCCGCTGGACACCGCGGCGCTGACGGCGGCGGCGCGGACGACCCGTGCCGTGGTCACGGTCGAGGAGCACTGGGCCGCCGGCGGTCTGGGCTCGGCCGTCGCCGAGGTGGTCGCCGAGCTGGGCGTGGGCTGTCCGGTGCTGCGGGTGGCGGTGGGTGACTCCTTCGCCGCCGGTACGGGCGGGCAGCGGCATCTGCTGGAGCGCAACGGCATCACCGCCGCCGCGGTGGCCGACCGGGCGCGGCGGGCGCCGGCCCGTCACTGA
- a CDS encoding transketolase: MTETVADGRTLEEHAQRVRELIVDMCANPEGGHLGGSMSMVEILVTLYHSVLRLDPGEPEDPGRDLLVLSKGHGAIGLYAALAERGFFPEEELAAYGTPDGVLTAHPNPAVPGVEMPTGSLGHGLPLGVGFALDFRLSGSDRRCFVVLGDGELQEGSVWEAAMAAAAHRLDRLVAVVDRNGLQITGSTEDAVGLEPLADRWRAFGWTVLEVDGHDTEALRAALGGAPRVPGKPTVVLASTVKGKGLPYVEGQARSHYARLAGRQHKRALAVLRARSRRTETTA, from the coding sequence ATGACGGAGACGGTGGCGGACGGGCGGACGCTGGAGGAGCACGCCCAGCGGGTCCGGGAACTGATCGTGGACATGTGCGCCAACCCGGAGGGCGGCCATCTGGGCGGCTCGATGTCGATGGTGGAGATCCTGGTGACGCTCTACCACTCGGTGCTGCGCCTGGACCCGGGCGAGCCGGAGGACCCCGGCCGGGACCTGCTGGTGCTCAGCAAGGGGCACGGCGCGATCGGGCTGTACGCGGCGCTGGCGGAGCGGGGCTTCTTCCCCGAGGAAGAGCTGGCGGCGTACGGGACGCCGGACGGGGTACTGACCGCACACCCCAACCCGGCGGTGCCGGGGGTGGAGATGCCCACGGGGTCGCTGGGACACGGGTTGCCGCTGGGGGTGGGCTTCGCGCTGGACTTCCGGCTCTCGGGCAGCGACCGCCGGTGCTTCGTGGTGCTGGGCGACGGCGAGCTCCAGGAGGGGTCGGTGTGGGAGGCGGCGATGGCGGCCGCCGCGCACCGGCTGGACCGGCTGGTGGCCGTCGTGGACCGCAACGGCCTCCAGATCACCGGGTCCACGGAGGACGCCGTGGGCCTGGAGCCGCTGGCCGACCGCTGGCGCGCCTTCGGGTGGACGGTGCTGGAGGTCGACGGCCATGACACGGAGGCGCTGCGGGCGGCCCTCGGCGGCGCTCCGCGGGTGCCGGGGAAGCCGACGGTCGTCCTCGCGAGCACGGTCAAGGGCAAGGGCCTGCCGTACGTCGAGGGCCAGGCCCGCAGTCACTACGCCCGGCTGGCCGGCCGGCAGCACAAGCGTGCGCTCGCGGTGTTGCGGGCCCGGAGCAGGAGAACGGAGACGACGGCATGA
- a CDS encoding M20/M25/M40 family metallo-hydrolase, with protein sequence MTTESRFDKAGQACARSEPYAIGLLRSMLQIPSPSYGEGKLAAHLVGVMREMGFSAYVDEAGNAVGEISRGAGPTVMLLGHMDTVPGDIPVRIDCGRLYGRGAVDAKGPLAAMVCAAADAVDFRGRIVVVGAVEEETPLSRGAVHIRRTHTAPDALIIGEPSGWQTAVLGYKGKLDLRYRVECAPTHPSNPVPKASELACAAWPVLLELLGPQAGHGGFDVPGATLVSIRGDLTEAEAEFDIRTPPGYDARGLVERLAERLPGRLEVVNSVAACRVGRTDPVVRALSAGIRAQQARPVMKVKTGTSDMNTLAEEWDVPMATYGPGDSRLDHADDEHIALSDFLRGIDVLTHALQELGERLGPRHQLSLVPSLPARPVVTTDGGS encoded by the coding sequence ATGACGACGGAGAGCCGGTTCGACAAGGCCGGGCAGGCGTGCGCCCGCTCGGAGCCGTACGCGATCGGGCTGCTGCGCAGCATGCTCCAGATCCCCTCGCCGTCCTACGGGGAGGGCAAGCTCGCCGCCCACCTGGTCGGGGTGATGCGGGAGATGGGCTTCTCGGCGTACGTGGACGAGGCGGGCAACGCGGTCGGGGAGATCTCACGCGGGGCCGGGCCCACGGTGATGCTGCTGGGCCACATGGACACGGTGCCCGGGGACATCCCCGTGCGCATCGACTGCGGCCGGCTCTACGGCCGGGGCGCGGTGGACGCCAAGGGGCCGCTGGCGGCGATGGTCTGCGCGGCCGCCGACGCGGTGGACTTCCGGGGCCGGATCGTGGTGGTCGGCGCGGTGGAGGAGGAGACTCCGCTGTCGCGGGGCGCGGTGCACATCCGCCGCACGCACACCGCGCCGGACGCGCTGATCATCGGTGAGCCCAGCGGCTGGCAGACCGCCGTGCTGGGCTACAAGGGCAAGCTCGACCTGCGCTACCGGGTGGAGTGCGCGCCGACGCACCCCAGCAACCCGGTCCCCAAGGCGTCCGAACTGGCCTGCGCGGCCTGGCCGGTGCTGCTGGAGCTGCTGGGCCCGCAGGCGGGTCACGGCGGGTTCGACGTGCCGGGGGCGACGCTGGTGTCGATCCGCGGCGACCTGACCGAGGCGGAGGCGGAGTTCGACATCCGGACGCCGCCGGGTTACGACGCGCGGGGCCTGGTGGAGCGGCTGGCCGAGCGGCTCCCGGGACGGCTGGAGGTCGTCAACTCGGTGGCGGCGTGCCGGGTGGGCCGTACCGACCCGGTGGTGCGGGCGCTGTCCGCCGGCATCCGGGCGCAGCAGGCGCGGCCGGTGATGAAGGTGAAGACCGGCACGTCCGACATGAACACACTGGCGGAGGAGTGGGACGTCCCGATGGCCACCTACGGCCCCGGGGACAGCCGGCTCGACCACGCCGACGACGAGCACATCGCGCTCAGCGACTTCCTGCGCGGCATCGATGTGCTCACCCACGCGCTCCAGGAACTGGGCGAGCGCCTGGGCCCGCGGCACCAGCTGTCGCTGGTGCCGTCCCTTCCGGCCCGGCCGGTCGTGACTACGGACGGTGGATCGTGA